One window from the genome of Rhodococcus sp. ABRD24 encodes:
- a CDS encoding IclR family transcriptional regulator gives MSNETSRSVERALCILCELAKADTPVGISEISRRTGYSKSTVHLGLRTMRELSFVVQDPESGRYSLGLAAAQLGVAAQENSQLVTMLSAPMSELAVRSSEAVSLGVRVDSEVLFIKRFETSHVLGTSIREGTRMPLHASASGKALLMGMSNEEICSLFPDENLPREDSHAERGRTQLLDEIDKAREVGYVTSADEWRLGISAAAVPVQIGSEVVASVSIAGPTSRFRADLWVTDLLSLAAPLTANTKRDQ, from the coding sequence GTGGGAATCAGTGAAATATCGCGACGAACCGGCTATTCGAAAAGCACGGTTCATCTGGGGCTCCGAACGATGCGCGAGCTGAGCTTCGTTGTCCAAGATCCAGAAAGTGGGCGGTACAGCCTGGGCTTGGCAGCCGCCCAGCTCGGGGTTGCCGCCCAGGAGAACTCGCAGCTGGTGACGATGTTGTCTGCACCAATGTCCGAGCTCGCGGTTCGCTCGAGCGAAGCTGTATCGCTTGGCGTTCGTGTGGACTCGGAAGTTCTCTTCATCAAGCGTTTCGAGACCTCGCATGTGTTGGGAACGAGTATCCGCGAAGGGACGCGCATGCCTCTGCATGCGTCGGCTTCCGGCAAGGCACTGCTGATGGGGATGAGCAACGAAGAAATATGCAGTCTCTTCCCTGACGAGAATCTGCCGCGAGAGGACAGTCACGCCGAAAGGGGCCGGACCCAGCTTCTCGACGAGATCGACAAGGCCAGGGAAGTTGGCTACGTAACGAGTGCGGACGAGTGGCGACTCGGTATATCTGCTGCCGCCGTGCCTGTCCAGATTGGAAGCGAGGTCGTCGCTTCGGTGAGCATTGCCGGCCCGACCTCGCGCTTCCGCGCCGACCTCTGGGTCACCGACCTGCTCTCGCTTGCAGCGCCGCTGACCGCAAACACCAAACGCGACCAATAG
- a CDS encoding amidohydrolase family protein, with protein MIDNHIHPVLGDYTPRQSQADYLAGFVHGGVTSAVSAGEVHTPGRPKDRAGTKALAILAHKAFADHRPLGLRVYGGALLLEEGLTPEDFVELADAGVHLVGEIGISGVKDPETAATMTRWAHDVGMSVMVHVGGKSVPTSRAIDGEYCVQVQPDIAAHVNGGPTAPTIDDVKLILDQSSSAVELVYNGNQRAASDIAALLAETNQLDRLVLGTDSPAGAGIAPAGIMRLLATMCSLAKISPASAIATATGNTARVRGIPGGFIRIGENADLVIADAPDGGQASDMASALEFGDTPAVAAVVIGGEIKVTRSRNTAPPRRTPVFPKLIE; from the coding sequence TTGATCGACAATCACATCCACCCGGTCTTGGGTGACTACACGCCCCGGCAGTCCCAAGCGGATTATCTTGCTGGCTTCGTCCATGGTGGCGTGACTTCAGCAGTCTCTGCTGGTGAGGTACACACCCCCGGGCGCCCCAAGGATCGAGCTGGCACGAAAGCGCTCGCGATCTTGGCGCACAAGGCCTTTGCCGATCACCGGCCGTTGGGACTACGTGTCTACGGCGGAGCCCTCCTTCTCGAAGAAGGGCTCACGCCGGAGGACTTCGTTGAACTGGCCGACGCCGGGGTGCATCTCGTGGGGGAGATCGGAATCTCGGGCGTGAAAGATCCCGAAACAGCCGCCACGATGACTCGATGGGCGCACGACGTCGGCATGAGCGTCATGGTCCACGTAGGCGGCAAGTCGGTGCCGACCAGTCGGGCGATCGACGGCGAGTACTGCGTGCAGGTACAACCTGATATCGCAGCCCACGTCAACGGCGGACCCACCGCTCCCACGATCGACGATGTCAAGCTGATCCTCGATCAAAGCTCATCCGCTGTCGAACTGGTTTACAACGGAAATCAGCGAGCAGCGAGCGACATCGCTGCGCTTCTAGCCGAGACGAACCAGCTCGACCGCCTTGTGCTGGGAACCGACTCGCCGGCTGGCGCGGGCATCGCGCCAGCCGGAATCATGCGACTGCTTGCAACCATGTGCTCCCTGGCCAAGATCTCCCCTGCTTCTGCCATCGCGACAGCAACGGGCAACACCGCAAGAGTTCGGGGCATTCCCGGCGGCTTCATCCGCATCGGTGAGAACGCAGATCTCGTCATCGCCGATGCGCCGGACGGGGGCCAGGCGAGCGATATGGCATCCGCCCTCGAATTCGGGGACACGCCTGCGGTAGCCGCAGTCGTCATCGGTGGAGAGATAAAGGTTACCCGTAGCAGAAACACCGCCCCTCCGCGCCGTACTCCGGTTTTTCCGAAACTGATTGAGTGA